From one Lotus japonicus ecotype B-129 chromosome 3, LjGifu_v1.2 genomic stretch:
- the LOC130748606 gene encoding GRAS family protein TF80-like isoform X2, translated as MDLGSIEYADNALEYLAHIASPYGDAMQRVATYVSEGLAFQVLKNLKGVPKALSLPKTLSTSEELLVKNLFFQFYPFLKIAYVISSHAIAEAMKGEEVIHVIDLSASEAAQWIYLMQRLKEQQKKPLLLKITAIHEKKEVLEQMALHLGVEAQKFNFHLQFNAIVSSLENLDLESLPVEKGEPLAISSVLQLHSLLATDDSMSSCRNPPSESMNQSTFKEVLGKKKINQSSGSSLLSFPICASSPKMEGFLNGLRKLQPRLVVITEQESNVNGSSLTERVDKALDFYGALFKCLESTFLGTAVERIMLERTLLGDEIKNIVACEGVERKERHEKLETWIPRLELAGFGRETIRYDWMMQAKKELQGYGNGYKLLQENKCLFVCWNDKPLFSVSAWKVY; from the exons ATGGACCTAG GAAGCATTGAATATGCAGATAATGCGCTGGAGTATCTTGCTCACATCGCTTCCCCTTATGGTGATGCAATGCAGAGGGTAGCCACCTATGTCAGTGAGGGACTAGCTTTCCAAGTGCTGAAAAATCTGAAAGGTGTACCTAAAGctctaagtttgccaaaaacATTGTCAACCTCTGAAGAACTATTAGTAAAGAATTTATTCTTTCAGTTTTATCCATTTTTGAAGATTGCTTATGTGATCTCAAGTCATGCCATTGCTGAAGCCATGAAAGGGGAAGAAGTGATCCATGTCATTGATCTCAGTGCATCTGAAGCTGCTCAGTGGATTTACCTCATGCAGAGGTTAAAAGAACAACAAAAGAAGCCACTACTTCTGAAAATTACAGCCATTCATGAGAAGAAGGAAGTTTTAGAGCAAATGGCCCTTCACTTGGGAGTTGAAGCTCAAAAGTTTAATTTCCATCTCCAATTCAATGCTATTGTGAGCTCTCTGGAGAATCTTGACCTTGAAAGTTTGCCTGTGGAGAAAGGAGAGCCTCTTGCAATTAGCTCAGTGCTTCAGCTTCACTCTCTTCTGGCCACTGATGATTCAATGTCCAGCTGCAGGAACCCCCCATCGGAATCAATGAATCAAAGCACATTTAAGGAGGTCCTTGGGAAAAAAAAGATCAACCAGAGTTCTGGTTCATCTCTGTTATCATTTCCTATATGTGCTTCTTCACCCAAGATGGAAGGATTTCTAAATGGCCTCAGGAAGCTCCAACCTAGACTGGTGGTGATTACTGAACAAGAGTCCAATGTCAATGGTTCTTCTTTGACAGAAAGGGTTGACAAAGCATTGGACTTTTATGGGGCATTGTTCAAATGCTTGGAATCAACTTTTTTAGGAACAGCTGTGGAGAGAATCATGCTGGAGAGGACTTTATTAGGGGATGAAATAAAGAACATTGTTGCATGTGAAGGGgttgagagaaaagagaggCATGAGAAACTTGAGACTTGGATCCCAAGGCTTGAATTGGCTGGGTTTGGGAGGGAAACTATCAGATATGACTGGATGATGCAGGCAAAAAAGGAATTACAAGGCTATGGAAATGGATATAAGCTTCTTCAAGAAAATAAATGTTTGTTTGTGTGTTGGAATGATAAGCCACTCTTTTCTGTGTCAGCCTGGAAGGTCTATTGA
- the LOC130748606 gene encoding GRAS family protein TF80-like isoform X1 has protein sequence MDLGSPYAWLKDMNEEDRGKYLARIINACAMFIESGSIEYADNALEYLAHIASPYGDAMQRVATYVSEGLAFQVLKNLKGVPKALSLPKTLSTSEELLVKNLFFQFYPFLKIAYVISSHAIAEAMKGEEVIHVIDLSASEAAQWIYLMQRLKEQQKKPLLLKITAIHEKKEVLEQMALHLGVEAQKFNFHLQFNAIVSSLENLDLESLPVEKGEPLAISSVLQLHSLLATDDSMSSCRNPPSESMNQSTFKEVLGKKKINQSSGSSLLSFPICASSPKMEGFLNGLRKLQPRLVVITEQESNVNGSSLTERVDKALDFYGALFKCLESTFLGTAVERIMLERTLLGDEIKNIVACEGVERKERHEKLETWIPRLELAGFGRETIRYDWMMQAKKELQGYGNGYKLLQENKCLFVCWNDKPLFSVSAWKVY, from the exons ATGGACCTAG GTTCACCATATGCATGGCTCAAAGATATGAATGAAGAAGATAGGGGAAAATACCTGGCTCGTATTATTAATGCCTGTGCTATGTTTATTGAGTCAGGAAGCATTGAATATGCAGATAATGCGCTGGAGTATCTTGCTCACATCGCTTCCCCTTATGGTGATGCAATGCAGAGGGTAGCCACCTATGTCAGTGAGGGACTAGCTTTCCAAGTGCTGAAAAATCTGAAAGGTGTACCTAAAGctctaagtttgccaaaaacATTGTCAACCTCTGAAGAACTATTAGTAAAGAATTTATTCTTTCAGTTTTATCCATTTTTGAAGATTGCTTATGTGATCTCAAGTCATGCCATTGCTGAAGCCATGAAAGGGGAAGAAGTGATCCATGTCATTGATCTCAGTGCATCTGAAGCTGCTCAGTGGATTTACCTCATGCAGAGGTTAAAAGAACAACAAAAGAAGCCACTACTTCTGAAAATTACAGCCATTCATGAGAAGAAGGAAGTTTTAGAGCAAATGGCCCTTCACTTGGGAGTTGAAGCTCAAAAGTTTAATTTCCATCTCCAATTCAATGCTATTGTGAGCTCTCTGGAGAATCTTGACCTTGAAAGTTTGCCTGTGGAGAAAGGAGAGCCTCTTGCAATTAGCTCAGTGCTTCAGCTTCACTCTCTTCTGGCCACTGATGATTCAATGTCCAGCTGCAGGAACCCCCCATCGGAATCAATGAATCAAAGCACATTTAAGGAGGTCCTTGGGAAAAAAAAGATCAACCAGAGTTCTGGTTCATCTCTGTTATCATTTCCTATATGTGCTTCTTCACCCAAGATGGAAGGATTTCTAAATGGCCTCAGGAAGCTCCAACCTAGACTGGTGGTGATTACTGAACAAGAGTCCAATGTCAATGGTTCTTCTTTGACAGAAAGGGTTGACAAAGCATTGGACTTTTATGGGGCATTGTTCAAATGCTTGGAATCAACTTTTTTAGGAACAGCTGTGGAGAGAATCATGCTGGAGAGGACTTTATTAGGGGATGAAATAAAGAACATTGTTGCATGTGAAGGGgttgagagaaaagagaggCATGAGAAACTTGAGACTTGGATCCCAAGGCTTGAATTGGCTGGGTTTGGGAGGGAAACTATCAGATATGACTGGATGATGCAGGCAAAAAAGGAATTACAAGGCTATGGAAATGGATATAAGCTTCTTCAAGAAAATAAATGTTTGTTTGTGTGTTGGAATGATAAGCCACTCTTTTCTGTGTCAGCCTGGAAGGTCTATTGA